In Desulfopila inferna, a single genomic region encodes these proteins:
- a CDS encoding ATP-binding protein, protein MITGLTTSTALRHIEIFSANLASTTDLKILHDYCLSFTKNIFRLDYSTLLLLNNDRENLTIAATKGFPAQVMNSFVLEKGQGVTGLALKTCRIESVTDFHLENRFETPPLVEEYNIRSAIAVPMMLSNQVFGVLVGHIRERRIFTEEEKLVYQALANQAAVAFNNAMLITSLYSSEQKREAKIRELLLEKEKTRKLTDEFESIFTTITTGVMLLKKERHLVRCNEKLAEIFGYDSARHLENVSVRKLHLSDEKYHEFGQRCYDNLVAGKIIQIEYTMRKKDGSPFLCGLSGRAVDQSSPPDVQKGFVWQIDDITRRREMEEEILQARKLESIGILAGGIGHDYNNILSAILGNLGISQRILDPQHKVQEFLSSAMEAANRAKDLTAKLLLFTRRDSPALGSVRLQDLFKELRFEKLFRNEVDLMVDFQHGLFPIKVMPDHLKVILQNLLLNAESCTPEGGKITVTGHNVEVVDEDIPGLSRGKYVEIVVADTGGGIDEAILEKIFDPYFTTKNRDSSKGIGLGLAIVHSIVRKNQGSISVRSEKRSGTVFTVLLPAAISNIQPFNR, encoded by the coding sequence ATGATTACCGGCCTGACCACGTCCACTGCACTGCGGCATATTGAGATTTTTTCAGCGAATCTGGCCTCCACAACCGATTTGAAAATATTGCACGACTATTGTCTCTCCTTTACCAAAAATATTTTCCGACTGGATTACTCAACACTCCTGCTCCTTAACAATGACCGCGAAAACCTGACGATTGCTGCCACCAAAGGATTTCCCGCACAAGTGATGAATTCCTTTGTTCTCGAAAAAGGGCAGGGGGTTACCGGGCTGGCATTGAAAACCTGCCGGATTGAGTCGGTGACGGATTTTCATCTGGAGAACCGCTTTGAAACTCCTCCCCTGGTAGAAGAATATAATATCCGCTCGGCCATAGCTGTTCCGATGATGCTTTCCAATCAGGTTTTCGGTGTTCTGGTCGGTCATATCCGGGAAAGGCGCATTTTCACGGAAGAAGAAAAGCTGGTGTATCAGGCGCTGGCCAATCAGGCGGCTGTGGCATTTAACAATGCCATGCTGATAACCTCTCTCTACAGCTCCGAACAGAAAAGAGAGGCAAAGATCAGGGAACTTCTGCTCGAAAAGGAAAAAACCCGCAAACTCACCGACGAATTCGAGTCAATCTTCACCACAATCACAACCGGTGTAATGCTTCTGAAAAAGGAACGTCATCTGGTCAGGTGTAATGAGAAGCTCGCCGAAATCTTCGGATATGACTCTGCCCGGCATCTTGAAAACGTCAGTGTGCGGAAGCTTCATCTATCCGATGAGAAGTATCATGAGTTCGGCCAGAGATGCTATGACAATCTGGTTGCCGGAAAGATTATACAGATAGAATATACCATGAGAAAGAAAGACGGCAGTCCTTTTCTCTGTGGGCTTTCAGGAAGGGCGGTCGATCAGTCGTCTCCCCCCGATGTGCAGAAAGGTTTTGTCTGGCAGATCGATGACATCACCAGAAGAAGAGAAATGGAGGAGGAAATCCTGCAGGCCAGAAAACTCGAATCAATAGGTATTCTTGCCGGCGGTATAGGCCACGACTATAACAATATTCTTTCTGCCATTCTGGGAAATCTGGGGATCTCCCAGCGTATTCTCGACCCGCAGCATAAAGTGCAGGAATTTCTGAGTTCGGCTATGGAGGCAGCCAACAGGGCCAAAGATCTAACCGCCAAACTGTTACTCTTCACCCGGCGGGATAGCCCTGCACTGGGAAGCGTCAGATTGCAGGACCTCTTTAAGGAACTCCGTTTTGAAAAATTGTTCAGAAATGAAGTTGACCTTATGGTCGATTTTCAGCATGGGCTTTTTCCCATAAAAGTGATGCCGGATCACCTCAAGGTAATTTTGCAGAATTTGCTTCTTAATGCTGAAAGTTGTACGCCTGAGGGAGGAAAAATCACTGTAACCGGCCATAATGTCGAGGTGGTTGATGAGGATATACCAGGCTTATCCCGTGGTAAATATGTTGAAATAGTTGTTGCCGATACCGGTGGCGGCATTGACGAGGCTATACTCGAGAAGATTTTCGATCCATATTTTACCACGAAAAACAGAGACAGCAGCAAGGGTATCGGCTTGGGGCTGGCTATCGTACACTCCATTGTCAGAAAAAATCAAGGCAGCATAAGTGTCAGATCGGAAAAAAGAAGCGGAACTGTTTTTACCGTTTTGCTTCCTGCCGCTATCAGCAATATTCAGCCGTTCAACAGGTAG
- the nrfD gene encoding NrfD/PsrC family molybdoenzyme membrane anchor subunit, with the protein MIEHLAELSVHGEAWTVKDLFVLPNEYIYWSIQIVLYPYMTGLIAGAFVLSSLYHVFGVEKLKDIARFALVFSFALLPGALLPLLLHLQQPQRGIYVMLTPHFTSAISAFGIVFTIYSCIVGAEIWFVYRKFIVESIQRLERKSDRDGKDALLLMIYRVLSLGARDLDEKALHTDHQAIRFLAGLGIPVACFLHGYAGFIFGSVKANALWMTPLMPVIFICSAIVSGIALCLITYAFFMNIRQWAAVRNKKFLLPDWLMGSPDLRVMPLRNVQDDEIRITVRYLLIFMTLAITLELLDIIFRGYTAVKSWDILRDVIYEHDYVKIFVLQYGIGNFLPFLMLLVPGLTTRRACVACLLVLFGVFMMRWNVVIGGQAFSLTFAGFMSYHLPIVPHDMETFKEGVAGSLLVLGTPFVIFYFLNMIIPAFWEDSTH; encoded by the coding sequence ATGATTGAGCATCTGGCCGAATTGTCCGTTCACGGAGAGGCCTGGACGGTAAAAGATCTATTTGTCCTGCCCAACGAATACATCTACTGGTCGATTCAGATCGTCCTTTACCCCTACATGACCGGTCTGATAGCCGGAGCCTTTGTCCTTTCCTCTCTATATCATGTCTTCGGGGTGGAGAAACTTAAAGATATTGCCCGCTTTGCCCTGGTCTTCTCCTTCGCTCTTCTGCCCGGGGCGCTGCTGCCGCTGCTGCTCCATCTGCAGCAACCGCAACGCGGTATCTATGTAATGCTGACGCCCCACTTTACCTCGGCGATTTCAGCCTTCGGTATCGTCTTTACCATTTATTCCTGTATCGTCGGGGCGGAAATCTGGTTTGTCTACCGCAAATTCATCGTTGAATCGATACAGCGTCTGGAGAGAAAGAGCGACCGCGACGGCAAGGATGCCCTGCTGTTGATGATTTACCGGGTTCTCTCCCTCGGTGCCCGTGATCTCGACGAAAAGGCGCTGCACACTGATCACCAGGCCATCAGATTCCTGGCGGGACTCGGTATCCCCGTTGCCTGTTTCCTGCACGGCTATGCCGGATTTATTTTCGGTTCGGTCAAGGCCAATGCCTTGTGGATGACCCCTTTAATGCCGGTTATCTTCATCTGTTCGGCCATCGTCTCGGGCATTGCCCTCTGTCTCATAACTTATGCTTTTTTTATGAACATCCGTCAGTGGGCTGCGGTCCGCAATAAAAAATTCCTGCTGCCGGACTGGCTGATGGGCAGCCCGGATCTTCGGGTCATGCCCCTGCGTAACGTCCAGGACGACGAAATCAGGATAACCGTCAGGTACCTGTTGATCTTCATGACCCTGGCCATTACCCTCGAACTCCTCGATATTATTTTTCGCGGATACACGGCGGTTAAATCGTGGGACATCCTGCGCGATGTCATCTATGAGCACGATTACGTAAAAATCTTCGTGCTGCAGTACGGCATCGGCAATTTTCTCCCCTTCCTGATGCTGCTTGTACCGGGCCTGACCACCCGACGCGCCTGTGTTGCCTGCCTGCTGGTCCTGTTCGGGGTGTTTATGATGCGCTGGAACGTTGTCATCGGCGGCCAGGCTTTCTCGCTTACCTTCGCAGGCTTCATGAGCTACCACCTGCCGATTGTCCCTCACGACATGGAGACTTTCAAAGAGGGTGTCGCCGGCAGTCTGCTCGTCTTAGGGACACCGTTTGTCATCTTCTACTTTCTCAACATGATCATCCCGGCTTTCTGGGAAGACAGCACCCACTGA
- a CDS encoding 4Fe-4S dicluster domain-containing protein, with amino-acid sequence MKRRDFLKESLVFIAGAGISLSALEWLDPQELLASRPAVRWAFLVDTRKCVGCGFCVKACKIENDIPLDADVTRTWVERYVIRKNGEVVMDSPKGALHGFTTNGIDQNKSGILQVPNEEIAKAFFVPKLCNQCENPPCVQVCPVGATYQAADGVVLVDRTWCIGCGYCIMACPYGVRFFNPKLKVAEKCNFCYHRITKDMEPACVQACPFEARLIGNLKDPHDPVAESILKRRVGVLRDEYGTKPHAFYIDLSKEVR; translated from the coding sequence ATGAAAAGACGTGATTTCCTGAAAGAATCCCTTGTCTTCATCGCCGGGGCCGGCATTTCCCTCTCGGCCCTGGAATGGCTCGATCCGCAAGAGTTGCTCGCCTCACGTCCGGCTGTGCGTTGGGCCTTCCTGGTGGACACCCGTAAATGTGTCGGCTGCGGCTTTTGCGTCAAGGCCTGCAAGATCGAAAACGATATCCCACTCGATGCCGACGTCACCCGCACCTGGGTTGAGCGCTACGTGATCAGAAAGAATGGAGAAGTGGTAATGGACTCACCCAAGGGTGCCCTCCACGGCTTTACCACTAACGGGATCGATCAGAATAAATCAGGCATCCTGCAGGTACCCAACGAGGAAATCGCCAAAGCTTTTTTCGTCCCGAAGCTGTGCAACCAGTGCGAAAACCCACCCTGCGTCCAGGTCTGTCCGGTGGGCGCCACCTACCAGGCCGCCGACGGCGTCGTGCTGGTTGACCGCACCTGGTGCATCGGTTGCGGTTACTGCATCATGGCCTGCCCTTACGGTGTCCGGTTCTTTAATCCGAAGCTGAAGGTCGCCGAAAAATGCAACTTTTGCTACCACCGCATCACCAAGGATATGGAACCTGCCTGCGTTCAGGCCTGTCCCTTCGAGGCCCGTCTGATCGGCAATCTAAAGGATCCGCACGATCCTGTCGCCGAGTCCATTCTCAAGCGGCGGGTCGGCGTGCTGCGTGACGAGTACGGCACCAAGCCACATGCCTTCTACATCGATCTTTCCAAGGAGGTGCGCTAG
- a CDS encoding CRISPR-associated protein Cas4, protein MYSEDDLFMISALQHFLFCPRQCALIHVEQQSTPNIFTAEGRVLHERVHTAARESRRKVRVESDMNNQRGEVG, encoded by the coding sequence ATGTACAGTGAAGACGATCTGTTTATGATATCCGCCCTGCAGCATTTTCTCTTCTGTCCGAGGCAGTGTGCATTGATCCATGTCGAGCAGCAGTCGACGCCAAACATTTTTACCGCGGAGGGACGTGTTTTGCATGAACGGGTGCATACGGCGGCCCGGGAGTCTCGGCGGAAAGTCCGGGTGGAGTCTGACATGAACAACCAGCGAGGTGAAGTCGGTTGA
- a CDS encoding Coenzyme F420 hydrogenase/dehydrogenase, beta subunit C-terminal domain, producing MKTFFDLKQEVIARGLCHGCGGCVTFCTAINYGALKMEEDHVPRYRSVEKCIDCGLCYLICPAVGELDEQVNRNVGWSAPMGRILQVSVARATDKNIRDRATDGGAVTSLLLHLFDSGRIDGAIVSKQTHEGRQPWLATSRDDIIAAAGSHFDAMQGVLQLGEKYSTYSPSAQALGSLMSQGLRKIAFVGTPCQIKSVRKMQALKLVPSNAIKFYFGLFCTSNFDLDDDKTHTLEEMAGCTMADVEKINIKEDFMLNLKDGRQITIPLQDLDFARRDACRFCDDFSAEYADLSFGGLGADHGWTAVVVRSALGRAAFADAREKSLEIQSIDDHPGIDAGLITAIMQSSKNKKKNAGNMTK from the coding sequence TTGAAAACTTTTTTTGATCTGAAGCAGGAAGTCATTGCCAGGGGACTTTGCCATGGATGCGGCGGCTGTGTAACATTCTGCACCGCAATTAACTACGGAGCCCTGAAGATGGAAGAGGATCATGTTCCGCGATATCGAAGTGTGGAAAAATGCATCGATTGCGGCCTCTGCTATCTTATCTGCCCGGCTGTTGGTGAATTGGATGAGCAGGTCAACCGCAATGTCGGATGGAGCGCCCCCATGGGGAGGATCCTGCAGGTGTCCGTAGCAAGAGCAACTGATAAAAACATCAGGGACAGGGCAACCGATGGCGGTGCGGTTACCTCTCTGCTCCTCCACCTTTTCGACTCAGGACGCATCGACGGTGCCATCGTTTCCAAACAGACCCATGAAGGCCGTCAGCCCTGGCTGGCCACAAGCCGCGACGACATCATCGCCGCAGCCGGTTCGCATTTTGATGCCATGCAGGGAGTCCTCCAGCTGGGAGAGAAATATTCAACCTATTCACCATCGGCACAGGCACTTGGCTCCCTGATGAGCCAGGGTTTGAGGAAGATTGCTTTTGTCGGTACCCCATGCCAGATCAAGTCGGTGCGAAAAATGCAGGCCCTGAAGCTGGTGCCTTCCAATGCCATCAAATTCTATTTCGGCCTCTTCTGCACTTCAAATTTTGATCTTGACGACGACAAGACACACACTCTGGAAGAGATGGCGGGCTGCACCATGGCCGATGTCGAAAAGATCAATATCAAGGAAGACTTCATGCTCAACCTGAAGGATGGCCGCCAGATAACTATACCTCTTCAGGATCTTGATTTTGCAAGAAGAGATGCCTGTCGCTTCTGTGATGATTTTTCAGCAGAATATGCGGATCTCAGCTTTGGCGGTCTGGGGGCGGATCACGGTTGGACTGCAGTTGTAGTCAGATCAGCTCTCGGCAGGGCGGCATTTGCCGACGCCAGGGAGAAATCTCTTGAAATCCAAAGCATCGATGATCATCCGGGCATTGATGCCGGCCTTATTACCGCCATTATGCAGAGCTCGAAAAACAAGAAAAAAAATGCAGGGAACATGACAAAATAG
- a CDS encoding hydrogenase maturation protease, whose product MKKKFLVCGIGNPMLKDDRAGIEVAERIEASDLDVDTEIIYGVGFEVNDKVMGYDDVIVIDAAKIGKPPGTITQVSVEDIFADHKLVSSHAVTLGSTLKVGYELFPEQMPGRLQIILIEAEDYFEFTRECSAPVNTAIAEVFDLITEYYSDILS is encoded by the coding sequence ATGAAAAAAAAATTTCTTGTCTGTGGTATCGGCAACCCGATGTTGAAAGATGATCGTGCAGGCATCGAAGTGGCGGAACGTATTGAAGCCTCTGACCTCGATGTGGATACCGAAATTATCTACGGGGTCGGTTTCGAAGTAAACGATAAGGTCATGGGCTACGACGATGTCATCGTCATCGATGCCGCCAAAATCGGCAAGCCTCCCGGCACCATAACCCAGGTAAGCGTGGAAGATATCTTTGCAGATCACAAGCTGGTTTCTTCCCATGCGGTCACACTCGGCTCAACACTGAAAGTCGGATATGAACTTTTTCCGGAGCAGATGCCGGGTCGTTTGCAGATCATACTTATCGAGGCGGAAGATTACTTTGAATTTACCCGGGAATGCTCAGCCCCTGTGAACACGGCAATTGCAGAAGTATTTGATTTAATAACCGAATATTATTCCGATATATTAAGCTAA
- a CDS encoding Ni/Fe hydrogenase subunit alpha, which yields MKKIEINPMTRLEGHGKIAIFLDDAGNVDEAFFQVVEFRGFEKFLVGLPIEEVPRTVSTICGVCRGVHFTAAMKASDQVYGVQPTAVARKLRELFFNAHYVEDHAVVLYALGFPDFVVGPGAPAAERNVVGLINAVGAELGRKVLQKRGYAVKIFEMLGGKPNHPVSAIPGGWSKTLNEVEREQIEGWAHELVDLSKLTLQIFSDVVLSNPGYMELVTGDMYKVPVNYMGSVDENGHMALYDGTQKVVDVNGNELYSFKGMEYIDHISERVLPWTYLKMPYQKKIGWKGIVDGEGTSLYSVGPLARFNVANGLSTPLANEEFQKFFTTFGGKPVHNIMGYHWARAIEMLHCSERILELARDPEITSDDARAPLGEVTGEGVGIIEAPRGTLIHHYNTDENGIVTDANIVVATTHNKGPINLAVRKAAKHFIKDGNVDEGILNHVEMAYRPYDLCLGCATHAVKPGSSPIEIKIYDSNKELSRSLKNF from the coding sequence GTGAAAAAGATAGAAATCAATCCAATGACTCGTCTGGAAGGTCATGGAAAAATAGCAATATTTCTCGACGATGCAGGTAATGTCGATGAAGCGTTCTTTCAGGTTGTTGAGTTCCGCGGCTTCGAAAAATTCCTTGTGGGATTACCGATCGAAGAAGTGCCCCGCACAGTTTCCACCATCTGCGGGGTCTGCCGCGGTGTCCATTTTACCGCGGCCATGAAAGCCTCTGACCAGGTCTACGGAGTTCAGCCGACAGCAGTCGCCAGAAAACTGCGCGAGCTATTTTTTAATGCCCATTATGTTGAAGATCATGCTGTAGTCCTATATGCCCTGGGTTTTCCCGATTTTGTTGTCGGGCCGGGGGCTCCTGCTGCAGAGAGAAATGTGGTAGGTCTGATAAATGCGGTGGGCGCCGAACTCGGCCGCAAGGTGCTGCAGAAACGTGGCTATGCCGTGAAAATCTTTGAAATGCTGGGCGGCAAACCGAATCATCCGGTATCGGCTATCCCCGGTGGCTGGTCTAAGACCCTCAACGAAGTGGAAAGGGAACAGATCGAGGGATGGGCTCATGAGCTGGTTGATCTTTCCAAGCTGACCCTCCAGATTTTCAGCGATGTGGTGCTCAGCAATCCCGGGTATATGGAACTGGTCACCGGGGATATGTACAAGGTTCCCGTCAACTACATGGGCTCCGTGGACGAAAACGGCCACATGGCTCTTTATGACGGCACCCAGAAGGTTGTCGACGTCAACGGTAATGAGCTCTATTCTTTTAAAGGAATGGAGTACATCGATCACATTTCAGAACGGGTGTTGCCCTGGACCTATCTAAAAATGCCCTACCAGAAAAAAATCGGCTGGAAAGGCATCGTCGACGGGGAAGGTACCAGCCTCTACAGTGTCGGTCCTCTGGCCAGATTCAATGTAGCTAATGGCCTGAGTACACCTCTGGCCAATGAAGAGTTTCAAAAATTCTTTACGACCTTCGGCGGCAAACCGGTCCATAACATCATGGGATATCACTGGGCGCGGGCAATTGAGATGCTGCACTGCTCCGAGAGGATACTGGAGCTTGCCCGTGATCCGGAAATTACCAGTGACGACGCCCGGGCACCTTTGGGAGAAGTCACCGGTGAAGGAGTCGGTATCATCGAGGCGCCGCGTGGTACGCTTATTCATCATTACAATACCGATGAAAACGGAATCGTCACCGATGCCAATATCGTAGTGGCCACCACCCACAACAAGGGCCCGATAAATCTGGCAGTGCGCAAGGCGGCAAAACATTTCATCAAGGATGGCAATGTCGATGAGGGCATCCTCAACCATGTAGAAATGGCATACCGCCCTTATGATCTCTGCCTGGGCTGCGCCACCCATGCGGTAAAGCCCGGCTCTTCACCAATCGAGATCAAAATCTATGACAGCAATAAAGAGCTGAGCAGATCTCTCAAAAACTTTTAG
- a CDS encoding F420-nonreducing hydrogenase translates to MAEKIKTGFLLLGGCAGCEMAVVDLSEKLVDALEHVEIAFWAPTVADVKYDDLAKMEDNAIDVAFIDGMIRLDEHIHMAKIMRKKAKTLIAFGVCAALGGTAGMGSLHTKEELFAKAFNNTPTTDNPDGIYPQAECLVDGKYNLTLPVYEDKVRTLNQIVEVDYYIGGCPPHPSHVGVAINAIVAGQLPPKGSWITNGKAVCDICDRNPSSMENGARIMVDKVLRTVDGVPDKDICLLQQGYICFGPITQGDCGGSCLNVNVPCRGCGGPIPGAEDYGAQALSTIGSLLKDENATSQLMEKYPNLAKFFYRYALPSGILPRKM, encoded by the coding sequence ATGGCTGAGAAAATTAAAACCGGATTTTTGCTTCTCGGAGGATGCGCGGGCTGCGAGATGGCCGTAGTCGATCTTTCCGAAAAGCTGGTGGATGCTCTGGAGCATGTAGAAATAGCTTTCTGGGCCCCGACGGTGGCCGACGTCAAATATGACGATTTGGCAAAGATGGAAGATAATGCCATTGATGTTGCCTTTATCGACGGCATGATTCGCCTCGATGAACATATCCATATGGCGAAGATCATGAGAAAAAAGGCCAAGACTCTGATTGCCTTCGGCGTCTGTGCCGCCCTTGGCGGTACTGCCGGCATGGGCAGCCTGCACACCAAGGAAGAACTTTTTGCCAAGGCCTTCAACAATACGCCGACAACTGACAATCCGGATGGGATTTATCCCCAGGCGGAATGTCTGGTGGACGGCAAATACAATCTGACCTTACCGGTGTATGAAGATAAGGTCCGGACCCTCAACCAAATTGTCGAGGTAGACTACTACATAGGCGGCTGTCCTCCACATCCCTCACATGTCGGCGTAGCCATCAATGCCATTGTCGCCGGACAGTTGCCCCCCAAAGGATCCTGGATAACAAACGGCAAAGCGGTCTGCGATATCTGCGATCGCAATCCCTCGAGCATGGAAAACGGTGCCCGTATCATGGTTGACAAAGTTCTGAGAACCGTGGACGGTGTTCCCGACAAAGACATCTGCCTGCTGCAGCAGGGCTACATCTGTTTCGGCCCCATTACCCAGGGAGATTGCGGCGGTTCCTGTCTTAACGTCAACGTTCCCTGCCGTGGCTGTGGCGGCCCCATCCCCGGTGCGGAAGACTATGGCGCTCAGGCGCTCTCCACAATCGGCTCATTGCTCAAAGACGAAAATGCCACCAGCCAGCTGATGGAGAAGTATCCCAACCTGGCCAAGTTTTTCTATAGATATGCTCTTCCGTCAGGAATTCTGCCGAGAAAAATGTAG
- a CDS encoding hydrogenase iron-sulfur subunit, which produces MEFIPNIIGFACQWCTYAGADLAGNLRCKYPPTVKLIKVPCSGRVKPEYVLQAFAQGADGVLVGGCHFGDCHYKDGNHKTKNRMDMLKQLIEEFGFDSRRFRREWISGAEGKKFADVITEFTEELKELGPNKILEVENNG; this is translated from the coding sequence ATGGAATTTATACCCAATATAATCGGATTTGCCTGCCAGTGGTGCACCTATGCCGGTGCAGACCTTGCCGGCAATCTCCGTTGTAAATATCCACCGACAGTCAAGCTGATCAAGGTGCCCTGCTCGGGCAGAGTCAAACCAGAATATGTGCTTCAAGCCTTTGCACAAGGGGCCGACGGTGTACTTGTCGGCGGCTGCCACTTCGGTGACTGTCACTACAAAGACGGCAATCATAAAACCAAAAACCGGATGGATATGCTTAAACAACTGATCGAGGAATTCGGTTTCGATTCGCGAAGATTCAGGCGGGAATGGATTTCCGGCGCCGAAGGCAAGAAATTTGCCGATGTCATCACCGAGTTCACCGAGGAGTTGAAGGAACTCGGCCCCAACAAGATCCTGGAGGTGGAAAACAATGGCTGA
- a CDS encoding CoB--CoM heterodisulfide reductase iron-sulfur subunit B family protein, with amino-acid sequence MEKCGMYLGCNIPFKAPDIEQSFYKVFPRLGVEVIDMEGATCCPAWGTAPSFDLNTWLAVSGRNINIAEEKQVDIMTGCNSCFGVMSEAKHMIEHDAAKRKKLNENMALIDRRFKGTSDIYHVSHVLHNKIGLEKIKASLKYTLKELKIAVQPGCHILWPTEAMLIKEKNSFFPTILKELCEILDAEVPHYTTLNSCCGMGAMRSTDQDKSIGLLKTKLINMKEEINPDMVVTTCSSCFLQFDGAQKILRDKGEIDFEIPVFYYTQLLALCMGFEPKNVAAISETPRDRIIQKIQSEARLIN; translated from the coding sequence ATGGAAAAATGCGGTATGTATTTAGGGTGCAATATACCTTTCAAGGCACCGGATATAGAACAATCTTTTTACAAGGTCTTTCCCAGACTTGGTGTCGAAGTCATCGATATGGAAGGAGCCACATGCTGCCCCGCCTGGGGTACGGCCCCATCCTTCGACCTCAATACCTGGCTCGCTGTTTCAGGACGCAATATCAACATTGCCGAAGAGAAGCAAGTCGACATCATGACCGGCTGCAACTCCTGTTTTGGGGTGATGAGCGAAGCCAAACACATGATTGAACATGATGCTGCAAAACGGAAAAAGCTCAATGAAAACATGGCATTGATAGATCGCCGTTTTAAGGGTACTTCCGATATCTATCATGTTTCCCATGTATTGCATAACAAAATCGGTCTGGAGAAAATCAAAGCGAGTCTGAAATACACCCTCAAAGAGCTGAAAATCGCAGTTCAGCCGGGGTGTCACATTCTCTGGCCCACCGAGGCCATGCTGATCAAGGAGAAAAATTCGTTCTTCCCCACAATTCTCAAGGAATTATGCGAGATACTCGACGCCGAGGTTCCTCATTACACCACCCTCAACAGCTGCTGCGGTATGGGTGCCATGCGTTCCACGGATCAGGACAAATCCATAGGCCTGCTCAAAACCAAGCTGATCAACATGAAGGAGGAGATCAATCCCGACATGGTGGTCACCACCTGCTCGTCCTGCTTCCTCCAGTTTGACGGAGCACAGAAGATTCTGCGGGATAAAGGTGAGATCGATTTTGAAATCCCGGTTTTCTACTACACTCAGCTGCTCGCATTATGTATGGGTTTCGAGCCGAAAAACGTTGCGGCAATCAGCGAAACTCCACGTGACCGGATAATACAAAAGATTCAGAGCGAGGCCCGCCTGATTAACTAG
- a CDS encoding 4Fe-4S dicluster domain-containing protein — translation MAALNLSKMNQEEVIQAVIDNGGAGITKCIQCNACASVCPVAKAGFPLYGRLLFRKLQTGHYEEIIEDPSSWACQACNRCTEICPRDARPFDIVFAFRRMQANELAISTSAFTPLMNLHATGHAVYSESSKELREQVGLPALPVTSISDEKAQKEIQTLLDSGPMGELGIF, via the coding sequence ATGGCAGCTTTAAATCTAAGTAAAATGAATCAGGAAGAAGTTATTCAGGCGGTCATCGACAATGGTGGCGCAGGTATAACCAAATGTATCCAGTGCAATGCCTGTGCATCCGTATGTCCGGTTGCCAAAGCAGGATTTCCATTGTACGGACGGCTTCTCTTCAGGAAACTGCAGACAGGCCACTACGAGGAAATAATAGAAGATCCTTCGAGCTGGGCCTGCCAGGCCTGCAACCGCTGCACGGAGATTTGCCCCCGGGATGCCAGACCGTTCGACATCGTTTTTGCCTTCCGCAGAATGCAGGCAAATGAACTGGCCATTTCCACCTCAGCCTTTACTCCTCTGATGAACCTGCACGCCACCGGGCATGCCGTCTATTCCGAATCATCAAAAGAGCTGAGGGAACAGGTAGGCCTGCCGGCCTTACCGGTAACATCGATTTCTGACGAAAAGGCTCAAAAGGAAATCCAGACACTTCTGGATAGCGGCCCCATGGGCGAGCTTGGCATATTCTAG